One part of the Mya arenaria isolate MELC-2E11 chromosome 3, ASM2691426v1 genome encodes these proteins:
- the LOC128228820 gene encoding uncharacterized protein LOC128228820 gives MDRRLPGQRGGVSGKERKEPGQEAYTSFGLVHKFCKEKQHQDANILRAMFRKSPNNCEQLPQDVNRILRDVLRVSYEMAIGNINKKFSEELDNSKVVCKFASEIPQFVEACFHICWLMLMHDPPVVIQKNVTKGSPFDKGSYKPYMTTGDKIDYVVWPALLLHEDGPVIAKGVVECFRSTAYKQKTTCIKPEKQQVGYPEIDDAHARFDNNFDDID, from the exons ATGGACCGACGCCTACCAGGTCAGCGAGGTGGTGTTTCAGGGAAAGAGAGAAAAGAACCGGGTCAAGAAGCTTATACAAGTTTTGGT CTTGTACATAAATTTTGCAAGGAGAAACAACACCAAgatgcaaatattttaagagCAATGTTTCGGAAGTCCCCGAAT AATTGTGAGCAACTACCGCAAGATGTAAACCGTATTCTTCGAGATGTGTTGCGAGTGTCATACGAAATGGCTATTGGAAACATTAACAAG AAATTCTCAGAAGAGCTTGATAATTCTAAAGTGGTATGCAAGTTTGCAAGTGAGATACCACAATTTGTGGAGGCGTGTTTCCACATCTGCTGGTTAATGCTGATGCATGATCCACCAGTCGTCATCCAGAAAAACGTCACCAAAGGGTCTCCGTTCGATAAAGGTTCATACAAGCCATATATGACGACGGGAGATAAAATAGATTACGTTGTATGGCCAGCCTTACTACTGCACGAAGACGGTCCCGTAATTGCTAAAGGGGTTGTCGAGTGCTTTAGGTCAACTGCGTACAAACAAAAGACGACTTGTATAAAACCCgaaaaacaacaagtgggatatccAGAAATAGATGATGCTCATGCGCGATTTGACAATAATTTCGATGATATTGATTAA
- the LOC128229281 gene encoding zinc finger protein GLIS2-like, with protein MKAEVILRSHLRRNAGKTSGGSEMGQEWMQRESVVVEPVHDHLNPITMVIQEEQYSPSDFINNGDNSNVERKLSLVSSDLNMSPPVSRSPVCCPAPTVLRPIPILPLDSAIYSSPPTYIDNLPPSIAVPLATCQLPSTRPESAIQTLQTPHQYSLPKSPKCEYSSEPELHDCRWLNCDRQFVSMDELVVHVNDHHVRVERADSEYQCKWGGCPRRGKGFNARYKMLIHIRTHTNEKPHKCHQCGKSFSRLENLKIHTRSHTGEKPYICPFEGCNKAYSNSSDRFKHVRTHQEDKPYICKMQGCNKRYTDPSSLRKHVRTHGHYVKDSSLRPGLASLQTDSSLSPTHSSITELQRPFSSKVTAFSSSNVIVPLSLLTTMPEGGRGLLPLSGPHSNPLLSSTIVPLTRTPLSTLPDRLPIDFRALPISLATHLDKGDRNQGQESPLDLSTNPSPIISYGQQTDTGSFHSPHITRYEGVPQDIIKWEILHMPS; from the exons ATGAAGGCAGAG GTGATTCTGCGAAGCCATTTAAGGAGAAATGCAGGAAAGACAAGTGGAGGCTCTGAGATGGGACAGGAGTGGATGCAGCGTGAGTCTGTGGTGGTAGAGCCAGTCCACGATCACCTCAACCCCATTACCATGGTGATCCAGGAGGAGCAGTACTCTCCATCAGATTTCATCAACAATGGCGATAATAGCAATG ttGAAAGGAAGTTGAGCCTGGTCAGTTCTGACTTGAATATGAGCCCACCGGTCTCACGGTCCCCTGTGTGCTGCCCAGCCCCGACTGTGCTTCGCCCCATCCCCATTCTGCCCCTCGACTCCGCCATCTACAGCTCGCCGCCCACGTACATTGACAACCTCCCACCCAGCATCGCCGTACCCTTGGCAACATGCCAACTTCCGTCCACTAGGCCCGAGTCGGCCATTCAAACTCTTCAg ACACCTCATCAGTATTCCCTCCCCAAATCACCCAAGTGTGAATATTCCTCAGAGCCAGAGCTACATGACTGTAGATGGTTGAATTGTGACCGCCAGTTTGTTTCCATGGATGAGCTTGTAGTGCATGTGAACGACCACCATGTGCGGGTAGAGAGGGCAGACTCTGAGTATCAGTGCAAGTGGGGAGGATGCCCACGCAGGGGGAAGGGCTTCAATGCCAG GTATAAGATGTTGATCCATATAAGGACACACACAAATGAAAAGCCTCACAAATGTCATCAGTGTGGAAAGTCCTTTTCTAGGCTGGAGAACCTCAAAATACACACACGGTCTCACACTG GTGAGAAGCCATATATTTGCCCGTTTGAGGGCTGCAACAAGGCCTACTCTAACTCCAGCGATAGGTTCAAGCACGTGCGAACACACCAAGAGGACAAGCCTTACATCTGTAAGATGCAAGGCTGCAACAAGCGATACACTGACCCAAGCTCCCTGAGGAAGCATGTACGGACACATGGCCACTATGTGAAAGACAGCAGTCTCCGTCCAGGCCTGGCCAGCCTCCAGACAGACTCAAGTCTGTCACCAACACATTCCAGTATTACTGAGTTACAAAGACCATTCAGCAGTAAAGTGACTGCATTCTCATCTAGCAATGTGATAGTGCCATTATCGCTGTTGACTACCATGCCTGAGGGGGGTAGGGGCCTGCTTCCCTTGTCTGGCCCTCACTCCAACCCCTTGCTCTCCTCTACCATTGTGCCCCTGACCAGGACACCCCTTTCCACCCTCCCTGACAGACTACCCATTGATTTCAGGGCACTACCCATCTCTCTGGCAACACACCTGGACAAGGGTGACCGGAATCAGGGCCAGGAGTCCCCATTAGACCTAAGTACCAATCCCTCCCCTATCATATCATATGGACAGCAAACAGACACTGGGAGCTTCCACTCTCCACACATAACACGATATGAGGGAGTCCCTCAGGATATCATCAAATGGGAAATATTACATATGCCATCGTGA